The nucleotide sequence TAGTTTTTACGCAAAATAGTGTGTGGAATTATATTCTCATTTAAAATGCGAGTGTTATGTTTATTATAATGCACGCTCGGAGACTGCAAAAATCTGGTtacataaaaaatttgaataattaaaaaattacgatcTCCAGTACTACAATTATTCCGAAGACTTTGTGTTCATTACAGGAGTACCGTTTAAATTACAAATCGGTTCACGCTGTACACTCAAGCTCGGACAAGGCGCGCGAAGTTAGAATTTCGCGCAGAGTTTACCACGCTCTCGAGATCGTCGGAACTAAACGTTTTATTTCCCGTTATGTACCATAACAATCAATAATCTGTACGCGTACGCGTAACATTCGAATTTCGCCCGGACTTTCGATTGTTCCTCTCTCGAACGCTCTCTCCGAATTCAAAGCAGCCCGAATTTCGCGACAAAAGAGAGCAGAAACCGAAACGTCGAGATTCCGTAGCAAACGCGCGCACCTGCGCAACACGCGTTCTCGCGAAAGTTTTCCTGCCTTCAAGATCGTCGCTCGGCATAATCACGCAAAGCGGAATTTCACCTCTTAAAAAAAGTGCGCCCATCGCGTTGCAAAACTTGCATGCGAATAATCGctccaaaacgcttaaaaaaTACTTGGCGAAACGATCCGCATCATCTCCCCCCGGCATCATTGTCCTACGTGACTTTTCGACGTCGGCTTTCGTAactagcaaaaaaaaaaaaaaaaaaaattacgtcagAAAGCGTGCATTTCGTCGGCGGCACTCACGCAGGCTTACCGGTTCCTTCGTCTTCCTTTCCAGCACCAGTGAAATTCTCCGAGTGTTAGCGCGACTCGCGCGACAGCTTGTAAACATATAGTGACGAGTCACTGctcgctcgtgcgcgcgcgcgagagagagaaagtactCGCGTCGGTTGCGGCTGTATTATATAGATACGCGCCGGCAGCGCCAGCGAGGCCTTGGGGCCCTGGGATTTACGACCTTGCACGCGGGAAATTATGTCTCGAGGCGCGATTTTTCGTCACCTTAGGCGAGGATGCGGGACTCGGCTGTATAGGTCGGAACCGGAAGATTTGCTGATGGACGTGTGGCTGCGAAggttttcaataaattctgtAATTCTCCTTAGTCAAGTTTAAATAACGTACGGTAACTAGATCTGATGTATAGTTCATTTATTGAAATCGATTTAATACACGCCGTTGTATAACTAGAACGTTTACTATCCAAAGTAGACTAAGACGCATCCATAATCGATCCGTTGtataaatcatttttcaaCATCAAAAAAGCTCAACTCGCGCAGATCAAATACTCGAATATTTATACACTCGCGTTTTTTCTCCAAGCCGATCCAGTTTTCACGCGAGTCTGATTCGAATacacaatattaaaaaaaattatatgcaTTATATACACCGACTCTGTTTCTCGCCGTTCGAAAAGAGACCGTCGCTATTGGTCTACGTGATCTCCGAGAGACTCGTGTACACGAGCGGCTTCCTCTCGCGACTTTCTCCGCGTGTCACTGacgaaaaatattctaagtatcGGAACGCGCAGCGTAACGGATAATTAGATAATTATTCCCAGTGGAATGCGCCCGTTTATACACTGCGCGATTGCGTCTCTCATCTCCCGGTGAAAATTCGAAGGTGCTGGAAGAGTTCTCCTCTAAATTCGTCTTCGCGCTAGATGCATCGTAATTCGTGTTCCCAATCCCGAACCACTTTTATATCTTGATTTATATAGCGTATAGGATTTAACTGAGTCCCGAATCCTTTTTTTCATACCACACAGCGCGGTGACATTGGACGCCTCTACCTATACATACGAACAAATACATCGAATCAGAAAAAGTTGTTTTGTTAATATTGTGAGTAAGTGCGCTCACGCAGTGTGTATACAATATCTCGGCTCTAGTATAAACCGTAcgcgtgtaaaaaagaatcgGGTCTTTTTCTCGCGTTTCTTCAGCGGCATTTCCATCGCGAGCAGagcaaaaaggaaaaaagttcTCTACCGCACGCACGCATCGGAACGTCCCTGAACTCGCTTCTAGACCATTCCAGCTCGCGGTGTGTCTATGTGCGAGCTTACGTATATACCGATCTTTCACGCAGCATTGTTCGATCGAGAGATCAGCTGCGCGAACGTACGCATACCGGAAGAGCACCTTTTTCGAGCACAAAGCGATCGCCGCTGATCGTTACTCCACGAGTCTAACCTGTATGACGACTGATGTGTAATATATACGCGGTATATAGCCAGCGAGTGTTTATCCTTTATTCCGAGGTGGACGAATTTCGAGGCCTCTTCTGATTGTTTAATCTCGCGGCTGTGTATAGGAAAgaatgcgcgagcgcgcgggtaTAATGATCGAGCCGAGAGAGGGAAAATGTAGGCTCAGTAACATATACTTTTAGATCATTACATGCATCATCATTTTACTGGTATACGCGATATGCAAATGAAGCATAGTTTCATTATCTAACACTCCCGCAAGGGTAAGACCGCTAGATGACTTTGAAAATCGGCTTTTTTCATCCTCTGAACTACCGCCAGCCGtatcaattttataattagtTATACTCGGCTTCGCAAAAAGCCGATTACTCAATCGTTCTGAATCTAGCACGATCGATTTATTCCAATGTAATATTATCAtccatttatttattttttttttaatttccgaATGAGAAATAATAGTAATGATCGAAAGCAAAAGTATGATTTCTCCTCTCTCGGATCCACCTAATTATCTCTCCAAACAATTACCGGTCACGCAAAGATTTTCCTCTCCGCGCACGCGTTCTTGTCTCTCATTGAACCATCTAACGTGCCTATAATGGCCGCCTCAATCTTATTGAGAAATCGATCGTCCTTGCAGGAGCTGGCTCGCTCCGTAATTATGAATACGTTATAAAATACTCTCGCGCCTCTACACACATCCTCCACACAGATAGCGATACGAAAAACGcggcaaaaaaaagaaacaaaccAGTCGGAGAAAAACTGGCGTCTCTCCTTGAAGTCTCGCCCGAGCATAAGAGCAAGGCTGGgctcacgtgcgcgcgcgagccgggACCGTTATGTcgcgccgcgagagagccAATAGCGGGGGCGAGCCTCCGAGACAGGTGCATCGCTGCCGATTTATGCTAACTAGCGCGTCGAGATGGGTTGATACGGCTCTTTTTTTTACCGTCGCGCATTCGATCGGGATTCGAATGCGCGGAGATCGGAAACTTTTTGTCCTCGTGAATCGATTACACGTCGTTGAGATGTATAAGTATGAGGTTGAATTTAGTGAGTTATCGAAGGTACTGTTGCATCACAGCGTTTAATACCTTGACGTCACGAATACTCGTCGTTAAAATAATCCATGAATTTCGTGCGGAGTCGACTGCTGCgcatgtaaaaataaatgcgATTCACTGCGCGGAAtgcaatttttgttttagtacccttcgaaatttttttttcctccattACGTCAGACGCGAGCGAATTCTTCATTATCACGTTTTGTTTTGCAACGACGGTTCGCGTATGCATGGTTTAACGAAAAATCGGAAGAACGATACACGGAGAGCGATTTTCACTATATAGACTGGCATGAGTCTGCACGCCAGGATAATCGTGTCAATGCTGCGTTACAAAGCAATTGGAGTTCTCATTACAATAGCAATTTTACTTTCAAGAACGGCTTTTTAGAAATGCCTCTCCTCGCTCCTTGGATCACGTCCAAATTTCAAAACCGTTTTCCTGTACCTCTGCACGTGTTCTCCCGTAGAACGAAAGGACATAATACAGCCTCATCCGTCTGTTACCACTGATTTCTATCATCTCCAGAACTCGTTTCTCTCATCTCTGAAAACCAACGCAATCGCAAAAATCCaaagtcaaaaaaaaaaaaaaaaactggtcCCGTACACCCTCGCGCGGATAACGAAGACGTTAGGATAGCCGCGCGCTTGTTGAAACGAGTCTCGCGCGCGTAATCGCGTGGCGTAAGAGGCCGTCGCCGCACACACTCATCGTTCGACGATCCAGTGTAGAGGCTCGAGTACTTGGCCCACTTATGCGCGGCGGCGCGTGCCAATTGCCGCGCGTGATTTGCGCGGATCCTCGTGCCGCGGAAAAATGCTCTCTGTGCGCGGCCTGTTGTGTTggatgacgacgacgagtctGTCACCTCGACCCTCGCACCACCTGCGCGAGAGATAAGAGGCGGCGATTGTTACGTGCGTTGCCGAGTGACCGTAAGCGTGCCCTTGGGGATCTTGGGAGAAGCGCGGGAAATGCCTAAGGtggtcgattttttttaaaatgctgctCTCTGAAGTCTGAATCATCTTCAACAGTGCAACGAGCGTGTGGGTTTAGGTAAACGTTCCATGTGTGAAAATGGGATGGATCAGAGGTAGAGGCATCGGTTTCATTTCCGCGGCTTCAACGGCAGATATACACACCTGTCACGAAGTTAACACCCACGTATTTCCTACCGTTTAGCGCTTTTCACTAGGCTTTTCTTTCGACGGGTCCAGGCGAAGCAAAGCGTCAGAGAAGTCGTTACGCGGCGGAAATGGTCTTTCCCTCTCTGGTCTTTGTTCCGCGATTGTCTTCACCTAATTGCCATGATCGAGGAGTCGCGAACTCGCGCAATTGTCTCGCACACTCGGGTTTCACTCGGCTTACCAGCAAAGTTATTGCTGTAACGCGAACTTCTCAATTAGCCGACAATTCATAATTCGTATTGTAAAAATTAGAGAGCTTCACGAGATCCGAACAATAAAAGAAATGCTTCCTTTTCTGTGTTTCAGAATGGATACCCGGCAAGACGTCGTTCTCTCGTAGACGACGCTCGTTTCGAGACATTGGTTGTCAAGCAGACGAAGCAGAGTGTGCTGGAAGAGGCTCGCCAACGAGCGAATGGTAAGTTCGAAACCTTTCTTGTTTTTCATCCTTTAAACTGTTCTCGTTATCTCGATGTTTCAAAATTTAAGTTCAGCATGTTGCCTTGCCAATTTAATTTTCGCAACAAGTCAGACATTAGAACATTCATTTTGCACGTTGTTTTGCGAATCAGTGTTGCATGAGATGTGTTTGTTTTTTGTTCGTTCTCCGTAACACTATATAGATTCACCCGTCGATCCGGCAATGTATGGCCAGGAGCAGATCAACAAAGAGGATCAACCCTTTGACAATTCGTCGGCATCTTCCAGCGATGACGAGCAGCAAGAAACACTTGCTTGCGCGGCCAAAGAAGGCGGTAAGAGTCTTTACTCTctgtttgtttatttacttttttcttttacaagCGAATGCGGCATGTGCATGAACGTTGCGTGTATTTGATTTCTAGAAGCCAAAGCGGAAGCATCATCCTCAGACGGCGAAGAGAAGGGGGACGACGGTAAGTGTCGAGACAATTATAGGAATTTCGCCTCGCTCGAAAGACTCGCGACCCGAAAAGAGCCGCGTGAAGGAAAAGGGAAAGCGCTTATTGTCGAGAGCTCTGCCGTACTCGTGCAAATTATACTTTTTCTGCTCGCTCATTCGAAATTGCGTTACGTGTTGCTCTACATTCTTCGCGTGTACTTTTATTACGTCTAAATTCGCTGCCTATGTATTCGAAAAATCCTCTGCATcgtcattaaaaaaaaaaactcggaGATTTCACTTCTGGCCTTTTTTCACACTCCACCTAACTCTCCTCCTTTCATTCGAGCAATTCACGCCACGTCTGCGCGCGTTCACACCCCCGCGTCCGGATTTTAAAGGTCGCCGGATAAAATGTGTAACGCAGTTAGCGTCCCCTTTTGCACCCCCTCCCGCAGCTCTACGTACGACGTCACGTGCGCTAGAGGCACTCTCACGGTCCCGCTCTCTCTCCATTACCCTTATTACCTTTGATGCGCGGAAATGGACTTAAAATTGCTGGCTACCTCGTCGGGATTCAGCTTGCGCCGAAGGAGTCGCAGAGGCTTCTCTAAGTGATTTCTCCCACTTGCTCGCGAGAGTAACGACGCGCGAAGCTGTAAATTTTCGCGATCTCTGACGTAAGAAATCATCCGACGCTCGACTAAGCGGgaattttttcacgttttctCGCAGATTTCGGCCTGACGGAAGAAGAACTGGTGCTCGCGCGCTCCATCGCTGAGAACCCCGATGACCAGTCGGTGCAGACTGCCGCCCTGGTGTTGCGGCTCCGCGAGGGCATGTCCTCGCTGCCACGCATCCTCAAGACAATCGAGAACTTCAAGGGCCAGGTGGCCCACGTCGAGACCCGTCCCTCGAAGAAGGAGGGCCAGTTCGACGTGCTGGTCAAGGTGAACATGAGCCGCCACAACCTGTCGTCTCTCATCAGGAACCTGAGACAGGGTTCGTCACTCGGTGGACTTACCCTCCTGGCGGAGGACACCAACGCCGTGACCGTCAAGGATCCCTGGTTTCCGCGTCACGCCTCCGACCTGGACAACTGCAACCACCTGATGACCAAGTACGAGCCCGACCTCGACATGAGCCACCCCGGATTCGCCGACAAGGAATACAGGGCGCGCAGGTGAGTGTCTCTTCGTCTTTCGCTCTTAGCAAACATCCGATCTTCGAAGAAGCTGTCTAACGATGATCGACGAATTTCCGTTCTTCAGGAAACTGATCGCCGAGATCGCCTTCGCCTACAAGTACGGCGACCCCATACCCAACATCCCCTACACCGAGACCGAGAACGAGACCTGGAAGCGCGTGTTCAACACCCTGGTCGACCTGGTGCCCAAGCACGCCTGCAAGGAGTACCAGCGCGTCTTCCAGAAGCTCCGCGAGGAGAAGATCTTCGAACCCCACCGCGTACCCCAGCTCCAGGAGGTCAGCGACTTCCTCAAGAAGAACACCGGCTTCACACTGCGTCCGGCTGCTGGTCTCCTCACGGCCCGTGACTTCCTCTCCAGCCTTGCGTTCAGAATATTCCAGAGCACGCAGTACATCCGCCACATCAACAGCCCCTACCACACACCCGAACCGTGAGTATTTTACCGTATACACTTTCCGTGCACTCGATCAAAGCCATAACCCGTCGAAATAACCAGACAGCCTCGGGGGACAATCAATATCATACAGTAGCGTGGGTGGGAGTATAGGGTagtcgcgagcgcgcacaGAGCGGAGCATCCATCTCTCAAAGAGCGAACGATCATAATGGAGTTAGCGCGGCTCTCTAAGCTTGTAATGGAACTCTAATTGGCTTTTAACGACGCGATGGCGTTGATAACTCAGTTGCGAATATATATAGAGACTCGTTCTTCCCTCCCGCGCGCTGTACGCGTTTAACTTTGGAATTTCGATTTTGCCTGGACACACAGGAGCACACCTGGAGCTTATTCGATTGTCGGTACATGTGGCGAAGTTCGAGCTAAACGCGTTACCAGGATAACACAGTTGACGCTGGCTACGCGTGTAATGACCGTCGAGTATCgaattttgtgaaaaaaatgcATTGGTGTCTTTGCCCCCAACAGCGACGCGATCCACGAGCTTCTCGGACACATGCCTCTCCTGGCCGACCCGAGCTTCGCTCAGTTCTCCCAGGAAATCGGTCTGGCCTCTCTGGGCGCCAGCGACGAAGAGATCGAGAAGCTGTCGACCATCTACTGGTTCACCGTCGAGTTCGGTCTGTGCAAGGAGGGAACCGAGACCAAAGCCTACGGAGCCGGTCTCCTCTCGGCCTACGGCGAGCTCCTTCACTCCCTCAGCGACAAGTGCGAGCACCGACCATTCGAGCCATCCACCACCGCAGTTCAGCCCTATCAGGTAAGTTGCTCATCATCCGACATCACGACCCATTTCTATACCACGATTCAGACCTGTAGCCTAATTGCCGATCGTTCGAAACAGGACCAAGACTACCAGCCGATCTACTACGTGGCCAACAGCTTCGAGGACGCGAAAGAGAAGTTCCGCCGTTGGGTAGCGATGATGTCGCGACCCTTCGAGGTCCGATACAACCCGCACACCCAGAGCGTCGAGGTCCTCGACAGCGTCGAGAGGCTCGAGGGCGCCGTCTCGCAGCTCAACATCGAGCTCACCCACATCACCAACGCCCTCAACAAAATGAAGTCGTCGTTTGCGTAAAGTTTCGCCGAGCCGGCGTCACCCGAGGCGGACTATTGCGACGACGTTGCGTCGGCGATGTTGACGACGTTCGACGAGAGCGTCGACGACctggacgacgacgacgtcgacgatgATCGagacgatgacgatgatggTACGTCGGAAGGCTCGCGCCGCCGGGAATCCATGGCCGGTAATTTTAGGCGACGCGCGCGCTACTCGTGGCTCAGGTATCGACGACAATTCTGCCATGTCCTGTGAGAGCTTCGCGAGTGAATATATGTAGGATGTATATCGTTGAGAAAATTTTA is from Nasonia vitripennis strain AsymCx chromosome 1, Nvit_psr_1.1, whole genome shotgun sequence and encodes:
- the LOC100116056 gene encoding tyrosine 3-monooxygenase isoform X2, whose amino-acid sequence is MAVAAAQKNREMFAIKKSYSIENGYPARRRSLVDDARFETLVVKQTKQSVLEEARQRANDFGLTEEELVLARSIAENPDDQSVQTAALVLRLREGMSSLPRILKTIENFKGQVAHVETRPSKKEGQFDVLVKVNMSRHNLSSLIRNLRQGSSLGGLTLLAEDTNAVTVKDPWFPRHASDLDNCNHLMTKYEPDLDMSHPGFADKEYRARRKLIAEIAFAYKYGDPIPNIPYTETENETWKRVFNTLVDLVPKHACKEYQRVFQKLREEKIFEPHRVPQLQEVSDFLKKNTGFTLRPAAGLLTARDFLSSLAFRIFQSTQYIRHINSPYHTPEPDAIHELLGHMPLLADPSFAQFSQEIGLASLGASDEEIEKLSTIYWFTVEFGLCKEGTETKAYGAGLLSAYGELLHSLSDKCEHRPFEPSTTAVQPYQDQDYQPIYYVANSFEDAKEKFRRWVAMMSRPFEVRYNPHTQSVEVLDSVERLEGAVSQLNIELTHITNALNKMKSSFA
- the LOC100116056 gene encoding tyrosine 3-monooxygenase isoform X1; this encodes MAVAAAQKNREMFAIKKSYSIENGYPARRRSLVDDARFETLVVKQTKQSVLEEARQRANDSPVDPAMYGQEQINKEDQPFDNSSASSSDDEQQETLACAAKEGEAKAEASSSDGEEKGDDDFGLTEEELVLARSIAENPDDQSVQTAALVLRLREGMSSLPRILKTIENFKGQVAHVETRPSKKEGQFDVLVKVNMSRHNLSSLIRNLRQGSSLGGLTLLAEDTNAVTVKDPWFPRHASDLDNCNHLMTKYEPDLDMSHPGFADKEYRARRKLIAEIAFAYKYGDPIPNIPYTETENETWKRVFNTLVDLVPKHACKEYQRVFQKLREEKIFEPHRVPQLQEVSDFLKKNTGFTLRPAAGLLTARDFLSSLAFRIFQSTQYIRHINSPYHTPEPDAIHELLGHMPLLADPSFAQFSQEIGLASLGASDEEIEKLSTIYWFTVEFGLCKEGTETKAYGAGLLSAYGELLHSLSDKCEHRPFEPSTTAVQPYQDQDYQPIYYVANSFEDAKEKFRRWVAMMSRPFEVRYNPHTQSVEVLDSVERLEGAVSQLNIELTHITNALNKMKSSFA